Proteins from a genomic interval of Kiritimatiellia bacterium:
- a CDS encoding DUF1565 domain-containing protein, with protein MNAMTTNRPAPAALLLLLASMIPAAGTEYHVATTGDDANPGTAAAPFRTIQRAADLALPGDVITVHAGIYRERVNPRRGGDSPERPIVYRAAPGEHVEIRGSEVVRGWTPLSNGVWRIVLPNTFFGPFNPFADPIRGDWFYPLKRPHHTGAVYLDGEELVEAASLEELERPPATPPAPGWWFATVDTSNTTILARFGVADPNVRLVEVNARRTVFYPDRPGRDFITVRGFVLRHAATPWAPPTAEQVGLIGTHWSRGWVIEQNVISHSRCVGVTLGKYGDQFDNTSEDTATGYVATIHRALQHGWHRDRIGHHLVRDNVISHCEQAGLVGSLGAIFSVISNNVIHTIHTRRRFGGAEQAGIKIHAAIDARIEHNLIVNAYRGIWLDWMAQGTRVTRNVCISNSSDDVFVEVNHGPFVLDHNWLCSPVSLRDWSQGGAFVHNFFGGKIISRPELARETPYHRAHSTELAGMSAIQGGDHRFFANIFAPPAPAKEHGYGLHAYATSALPVSARGNIYANGAQPLPDEPDAVRLGAPIQWSLEIGPGGHWQLRWSGPCPPSALAAPIRSTQFGLARIPNLPFVNPDDSPMVFDVDFAGHPRSASSTAGPLQTWPADGAITLWPSTPERGDLRR; from the coding sequence ATGAACGCGATGACGACCAACCGGCCGGCACCGGCCGCGCTGCTCCTGCTCCTTGCATCGATGATCCCGGCGGCGGGCACGGAGTACCACGTCGCCACGACCGGCGACGACGCCAATCCTGGCACCGCCGCCGCGCCCTTCCGCACCATCCAGCGCGCGGCCGACCTCGCGCTGCCGGGCGATGTGATCACCGTCCACGCGGGCATCTACCGCGAGCGGGTCAATCCCCGCCGTGGAGGCGACTCGCCCGAACGCCCCATCGTGTACCGTGCCGCCCCGGGGGAACACGTCGAAATCCGCGGATCGGAGGTCGTGCGGGGTTGGACACCGCTGAGCAACGGTGTGTGGCGGATCGTTTTGCCGAACACGTTTTTCGGACCGTTCAACCCCTTCGCCGATCCCATCCGCGGCGACTGGTTCTATCCCCTGAAGCGCCCCCACCACACCGGCGCCGTGTATCTCGACGGCGAGGAGCTCGTGGAAGCAGCGTCGCTGGAGGAGCTCGAGCGCCCCCCTGCAACACCGCCCGCCCCGGGTTGGTGGTTCGCAACAGTGGACACCTCGAACACGACGATCCTCGCCAGGTTCGGCGTGGCGGACCCCAATGTTCGCCTCGTCGAGGTGAACGCCCGTCGCACCGTCTTCTATCCCGATCGCCCCGGTCGCGACTTCATCACTGTCCGCGGCTTCGTTCTTCGGCATGCGGCGACACCCTGGGCGCCGCCGACGGCCGAGCAGGTGGGACTGATCGGCACCCACTGGAGCCGCGGGTGGGTGATCGAGCAAAACGTGATCTCCCACAGCCGCTGTGTGGGCGTGACGCTGGGAAAGTACGGTGACCAGTTCGACAACACTTCCGAGGACACCGCCACCGGCTACGTCGCGACGATCCATCGCGCGCTTCAACACGGCTGGCACCGCGACCGCATCGGACATCACCTGGTCCGCGACAACGTGATCTCCCACTGTGAGCAGGCGGGGCTGGTCGGAAGCCTTGGCGCGATCTTCAGCGTCATCTCAAACAATGTGATTCACACCATCCACACCCGCCGGCGCTTTGGCGGTGCGGAGCAGGCAGGCATCAAAATCCATGCCGCGATCGATGCCCGCATCGAACACAATCTGATCGTCAATGCCTACCGCGGCATCTGGCTGGACTGGATGGCGCAAGGCACGCGGGTCACCCGGAACGTCTGCATTTCCAATTCCTCCGACGACGTCTTCGTCGAAGTGAACCACGGACCGTTCGTGCTCGACCACAACTGGCTCTGTTCCCCAGTGAGCCTCCGCGACTGGTCCCAAGGGGGCGCATTCGTGCACAACTTTTTCGGCGGGAAGATCATCTCGCGCCCGGAGCTGGCCCGCGAAACGCCATACCACCGCGCGCATTCGACGGAGCTGGCGGGCATGAGCGCAATCCAGGGCGGGGACCATCGCTTCTTCGCGAACATTTTTGCGCCACCGGCGCCCGCAAAGGAACATGGCTACGGGCTGCACGCCTACGCGACCAGTGCCCTGCCCGTCTCTGCGAGGGGGAACATCTACGCGAACGGCGCCCAACCGTTGCCCGATGAACCGGACGCGGTGCGGCTCGGTGCGCCAATCCAATGGAGCCTCGAGATCGGTCCCGGTGGCCACTGGCAGCTGCGGTGGAGCGGCCCCTGCCCGCCATCGGCGCTCGCCGCGCCCATCCGCTCCACGCAGTTCGGCCTCGCCCGTATTCCGAACCTTCCTTTCGTGAACCCCGACGATTCGCCTATGGTGTTCGACGTGGATTTCGCCGGCCACCCGCGGAGCGCGTCGTCCACCGCGGGTCCCCTGCAGACGTGGCCGGCCGACGGCGCGATCACCCTCTGGCCGTCAACGCCCGAGAGGGGCGACCTCCGCCGGTAG
- a CDS encoding AraC family transcriptional regulator translates to MAGARAMDSGWRCAHSGGMSVPPAKFWHRYLPVSAAMRCAPLYVIGCGFASVPAGHPYPPTQHPTDHHFTWRRGRVLDEYQLVYLTRGSGWFESREVGRRRVRAGQIWALFPGVWHRYTPARRTGWDEYWLAFSGSEVAAMMARHGFDPRRPIREPGECRALVDVYEKILDELRHERYGSRALIAAWIHEVLARAEVEERRRQLSGNAVAEAVLKARAKMAECADRELDMRALARELHVSYSWFRRKFRAFTGFSPAQYHLQLRINRACELLRSTSLTIQEVAWRVGIGGVHYFSRLFHAKVGVTPSAYRARAQGGAAGGRWLAAQARRSI, encoded by the coding sequence ATGGCGGGGGCGCGTGCAATGGACAGCGGATGGCGGTGCGCGCATAGTGGGGGCATGTCCGTGCCGCCGGCCAAGTTCTGGCACCGGTATCTGCCGGTGAGTGCGGCGATGCGCTGCGCGCCGCTGTACGTGATTGGGTGCGGATTTGCGAGCGTGCCGGCGGGCCATCCCTATCCGCCCACACAGCACCCGACCGATCACCACTTCACCTGGCGGCGCGGGCGGGTGCTGGACGAGTACCAGCTGGTGTATCTGACGCGGGGTAGCGGCTGGTTTGAGTCGCGGGAGGTGGGGCGCCGACGTGTCCGGGCGGGGCAAATCTGGGCGCTCTTCCCCGGCGTCTGGCATCGGTACACCCCGGCGCGGAGGACCGGCTGGGACGAGTACTGGTTGGCGTTCTCGGGTTCCGAGGTGGCGGCGATGATGGCGCGCCACGGTTTTGATCCGCGCCGGCCGATCCGGGAGCCCGGCGAATGTCGCGCGCTGGTGGACGTGTACGAGAAAATCTTGGACGAGCTGCGGCATGAGCGGTACGGGAGTCGCGCGCTGATCGCGGCCTGGATCCACGAGGTGCTGGCTCGCGCGGAAGTGGAGGAGCGGCGTCGGCAGCTGTCCGGGAACGCTGTGGCGGAGGCGGTATTGAAGGCGCGCGCAAAGATGGCGGAGTGTGCGGATCGGGAGCTGGACATGCGCGCGCTCGCACGGGAGTTGCACGTGAGCTACTCGTGGTTTCGGAGGAAGTTCCGCGCGTTTACCGGGTTTTCGCCGGCGCAGTACCATTTGCAGCTGCGGATCAATCGGGCTTGCGAATTGCTGCGGTCCACCTCGCTGACGATTCAGGAAGTGGCATGGCGGGTGGGCATCGGAGGCGTGCACTACTTTTCGAGGCTCTTTCACGCGAAGGTCGGCGTCACGCCGAGCGCCTACCGGGCACGCGCGCAGGGCGGCGCAGCGGGCGGGCGGTGGCTTGCTGCGCAGGCGCGGCGGTCGATATAG
- a CDS encoding alpha/beta hydrolase: MHIETFGAGDRDIVALHGWGGDHRQFAPLAARLPPGWRLWSADLPGYGRSPRPVVWTATAIVDELVADLRRLGVGPARWIGFCSGAILALLAAQRCPALVERLFLIDPFAYVPWYFRLFLWGAPGAAAYHVSFATAAGRRIVTAVLRRLQSSDDDFLTAFEGLDHDATLHWLRMLRELEPVERFSDLRLPITVAVGEHTFGAVRRSVGRFQQMWPQVHVRPLRGVGHLPLVRGARQLAALAVEA, from the coding sequence ATGCACATTGAAACGTTCGGCGCGGGTGATCGCGACATCGTTGCGCTGCACGGGTGGGGAGGGGACCACCGTCAGTTCGCCCCGTTGGCGGCGCGGCTGCCTCCGGGCTGGCGACTGTGGAGCGCGGACCTGCCGGGCTACGGACGCTCGCCACGGCCGGTGGTCTGGACCGCGACCGCGATTGTGGACGAGCTGGTGGCCGATCTGCGGCGGCTGGGCGTTGGCCCCGCGCGCTGGATCGGGTTCTGCAGCGGCGCGATCTTGGCGCTGCTTGCAGCGCAGCGGTGTCCGGCGCTCGTGGAGCGGTTGTTCCTGATTGATCCCTTCGCGTATGTGCCGTGGTACTTCCGCCTGTTCCTGTGGGGGGCACCCGGTGCCGCGGCATATCATGTCTCCTTCGCGACTGCGGCCGGCCGACGGATCGTCACGGCGGTGCTCCGCCGCCTGCAGTCCAGCGATGATGACTTTCTGACGGCGTTCGAAGGGCTGGATCACGATGCGACGCTACACTGGTTGCGGATGCTGCGGGAGCTGGAACCGGTTGAGCGATTCTCGGACCTCCGGCTTCCGATCACGGTCGCGGTGGGCGAACACACCTTCGGCGCGGTACGCCGTTCCGTGGGGCGGTTTCAACAGATGTGGCCGCAGGTTCACGTGAGGCCTCTCCGCGGTGTGGGGCATCTGCCGCTGGTGCGCGGCGCAAGGCAACTGGCGGCGCTGGCGGTGGAGGCCTGA
- a CDS encoding sugar porter family MFS transporter: MAQNIAGPPIDPHVGLATGEPSGGDRLGGTVIGASLVATMGGLLFGYDTAVISGAIGFLVRHFQLSPAMEGWAAASALVGCVIGSALAGPIGDRWGRRTALRVAAVLFLVSAVGTALPRTLTEFVLYRALGGIGVGAAALTSPLYIAELAPARHRGRLVSWNQMAIVIGMLVVYFVNWAIARQGDLEWNVRLGWRWMFGSEALPAAAFLGLLFTVPESPRWLIRRGDLATARAVLVRIAGPAAAEAEIADVTEALASESESFGELLRPRWRRPMAIGLGLAVFQQVTGINVFLYFAPEILQRIAGAGVDAALLQTVLVGAVNMSGTILAIRTVDRWGRRPLLLTGYAGMGAALLTLGLAAAAQRIAGWTLVPILIYIAAFSMSVGPVTWVVLSEIFPTRLRARAMAVATVALWTANYVVSQTFPMMDRDPGLVARFHHGFPFLIYAAMCAGAWALVARAVPETRGRSLEEIERSWSAAGRSGHRETPQ, encoded by the coding sequence ATGGCTCAGAACATTGCTGGCCCTCCGATCGATCCCCACGTGGGGCTGGCAACCGGCGAGCCCTCCGGCGGCGACCGGCTCGGCGGAACGGTGATCGGCGCCTCCCTCGTCGCCACGATGGGTGGCTTGCTTTTCGGTTATGACACCGCGGTGATCAGCGGCGCCATCGGGTTTCTTGTGCGGCATTTCCAATTGAGCCCCGCGATGGAAGGATGGGCCGCCGCCAGCGCGCTGGTCGGCTGCGTGATCGGCTCGGCGCTCGCCGGCCCGATCGGCGACCGCTGGGGCCGCCGCACCGCGCTGCGCGTCGCCGCAGTGCTCTTCCTGGTTTCCGCGGTCGGGACCGCGCTGCCTCGCACGCTCACGGAGTTCGTGCTGTACCGCGCGCTCGGCGGCATCGGCGTCGGCGCCGCGGCGCTGACCAGCCCGCTCTACATCGCCGAGCTCGCGCCCGCCCGCCACCGCGGCCGGCTGGTGTCCTGGAACCAGATGGCGATCGTGATCGGCATGCTCGTGGTGTACTTCGTCAACTGGGCGATTGCGCGTCAAGGCGACCTGGAATGGAACGTCCGGCTCGGATGGCGGTGGATGTTCGGGTCCGAGGCTCTCCCCGCCGCCGCCTTCCTCGGCCTGCTGTTCACCGTGCCGGAGAGCCCGCGATGGCTGATCCGGCGCGGCGACCTCGCCACGGCGCGGGCGGTCCTGGTGCGGATCGCCGGGCCCGCCGCTGCGGAGGCGGAGATCGCCGACGTCACCGAGGCGCTCGCCTCGGAAAGCGAGTCGTTCGGTGAGCTTCTGCGCCCGCGCTGGCGCCGGCCAATGGCGATCGGGCTGGGGCTGGCGGTGTTTCAGCAGGTGACCGGCATCAACGTCTTCCTTTACTTCGCGCCCGAAATCCTCCAGCGCATCGCCGGCGCGGGAGTGGACGCCGCCCTCTTGCAGACCGTGCTCGTCGGGGCCGTGAACATGTCCGGCACCATCCTCGCGATTCGGACGGTGGACCGCTGGGGGCGCCGACCGCTGCTGCTCACCGGCTACGCCGGCATGGGCGCCGCGCTGCTCACGCTCGGCCTCGCGGCGGCCGCACAGCGAATTGCCGGCTGGACGCTCGTCCCGATTCTCATCTACATCGCCGCGTTCTCGATGTCGGTGGGGCCAGTCACCTGGGTCGTGCTCTCGGAAATCTTCCCGACGCGGCTGCGGGCCCGCGCGATGGCGGTCGCCACCGTTGCGCTGTGGACCGCGAACTACGTCGTCTCGCAAACCTTCCCGATGATGGACCGCGATCCGGGGCTCGTCGCCCGCTTTCACCACGGTTTCCCCTTCCTGATCTATGCGGCGATGTGCGCGGGCGCGTGGGCGCTCGTCGCGCGCGCGGTCCCTGAGACCCGCGGCCGCTCCCTCGAGGAGATCGAACGCAGCTGGTCCGCCGCAGGGCGGAGCGGCCATCGGGAGACGCCACAATGA
- the crtI gene encoding phytoene desaturase family protein: protein MNVRTDRAVVIGAGLGGLSAAIHLRRAGLQVTVFESNAQAGGRAGRIEQQGYRFDTGPSLLNYPWVFRELFAAAGADFDRRVRLQRVDPALHFVWPDGGAFTLCGELDRLREEVERVSPGDSIGLMEFLADAEVKYNLAFRKLVTSDRERLLFWFAALSPREMLRTAVWRSLDAELGRFFRSPRLREAFGAYAMYLGGSPAELAGLFSILPYGELAYGLWLPAGGMYALIQAVETLARELGVRIVTGRRVSRIRTKGRCVEGVELADGEVEAAGCVVSNVDVPTTWGELLGRPARRRLRMTPGVITFYWGVRGGVPGMPHHTIFLPTTSGRAYAELMAGRLPAELPFYVSVPSRTDDSLAPPGADAVFVLVPCPCISQHHDSWGATVERVRRQVETRLAQHGWAISKAAREVDVVWTPLDWRDRYGLFDGSAFGAAHTRAQIGPLRPPNRDVEVHGLYYVGASTRPGTGLPMVALSGAMTARRVFSDAH, encoded by the coding sequence ATGAACGTGAGGACGGACCGGGCGGTCGTCATCGGCGCGGGGCTCGGGGGTCTCAGCGCGGCGATCCATCTGCGTCGTGCGGGCCTTCAGGTCACGGTGTTCGAGTCCAACGCGCAGGCCGGCGGGCGCGCGGGACGGATCGAACAGCAGGGGTACCGGTTCGACACGGGGCCGTCTCTGCTGAACTACCCGTGGGTCTTCCGCGAACTGTTCGCAGCGGCGGGAGCGGACTTTGATCGACGTGTGCGACTGCAGCGGGTGGACCCCGCGCTCCACTTTGTTTGGCCGGACGGCGGTGCGTTCACGCTGTGCGGCGAGCTCGACCGTCTCCGTGAAGAGGTCGAGCGGGTGTCTCCCGGCGATTCGATCGGCTTGATGGAGTTTCTCGCCGATGCGGAGGTGAAATACAACCTCGCGTTTCGGAAGTTGGTCACGAGCGATCGGGAACGTCTGCTGTTCTGGTTCGCCGCGCTTTCGCCGCGGGAAATGTTGCGAACGGCGGTCTGGCGCTCGCTGGATGCTGAACTGGGCCGCTTTTTTCGGAGCCCACGATTGCGAGAGGCGTTCGGTGCCTATGCGATGTATCTTGGCGGCTCGCCCGCGGAGTTGGCCGGTCTGTTCTCGATTCTGCCCTATGGGGAGCTGGCGTACGGGCTCTGGCTTCCTGCTGGCGGCATGTACGCGCTGATTCAGGCGGTCGAGACGCTCGCGCGTGAACTCGGCGTGCGGATCGTCACCGGCCGACGGGTTTCGAGGATCCGGACGAAGGGGCGCTGCGTGGAGGGCGTCGAGTTGGCGGACGGGGAGGTGGAGGCTGCCGGCTGCGTGGTGTCCAACGTCGATGTGCCCACGACGTGGGGAGAGCTGCTGGGCCGCCCCGCGCGCCGGCGGCTGAGAATGACGCCCGGCGTGATCACGTTCTACTGGGGTGTGCGGGGCGGTGTGCCCGGAATGCCGCACCATACGATCTTTCTGCCCACGACGAGTGGCCGAGCCTATGCGGAACTGATGGCGGGCCGGTTGCCGGCGGAACTGCCCTTTTACGTGAGCGTGCCGTCGCGCACCGACGATTCGCTTGCGCCGCCGGGTGCGGATGCGGTGTTCGTGCTGGTGCCGTGTCCCTGCATCAGCCAGCACCATGACAGCTGGGGGGCCACTGTCGAGCGGGTGCGGCGGCAGGTGGAGACGCGGCTTGCCCAACACGGCTGGGCGATTTCCAAGGCGGCGCGGGAAGTGGATGTTGTTTGGACCCCGCTGGACTGGCGCGACCGGTACGGGCTGTTCGACGGTTCGGCATTCGGCGCCGCGCACACGCGGGCGCAGATCGGGCCGCTTCGCCCCCCGAATCGCGATGTGGAGGTGCATGGCCTGTACTACGTGGGCGCGAGCACGCGGCCGGGGACCGGGCTGCCGATGGTGGCGCTGTCCGGCGCGATGACCGCGCGGCGGGTGTTCTCCGATGCACATTGA
- a CDS encoding AraC family transcriptional regulator encodes MGELRPNYDGVHVAWDHRGVRTRHVSFGQVRYQPGGYCGPRVQRDYQLVMLHSGACEVRVDGSARRLLPGLVYLFTPGHRELFRFARDGETHHSWCSVAPSLVGGVLRRELAGGAEGVAVSDALEKIFAAAFSLPPPAHAAARAVVEALGRAALAEFARLRREASAALGRDPCVQRALRHMEGHLADRECLEGARRAACCSPNALLYKFRAATGLTPARYLWRLRTERGAAMLTETGLSVAEIADRCGFANPFHFSRCVRRLFAMSPRQLRRRAWR; translated from the coding sequence GTGGGCGAACTGCGGCCGAACTACGACGGTGTGCATGTGGCGTGGGACCACCGCGGGGTGCGCACGCGTCACGTTTCGTTTGGGCAAGTGCGCTACCAGCCGGGCGGATACTGCGGCCCGCGGGTTCAGCGAGACTATCAGCTGGTGATGCTGCACAGCGGTGCCTGCGAGGTGCGGGTCGACGGTTCGGCACGGCGTCTTCTACCGGGCCTGGTCTACCTGTTCACGCCGGGGCATCGCGAGCTGTTCCGGTTTGCGCGGGACGGCGAGACGCATCACTCCTGGTGCTCGGTGGCGCCGTCGCTGGTCGGTGGCGTGCTGCGGCGCGAGCTCGCGGGGGGGGCAGAGGGGGTCGCCGTGTCGGACGCGCTGGAGAAAATTTTCGCCGCGGCGTTCTCGTTGCCGCCGCCGGCGCACGCGGCGGCGCGGGCGGTGGTCGAGGCGCTGGGTCGCGCGGCGCTGGCGGAGTTTGCGCGGTTGCGGCGCGAGGCGTCGGCGGCGCTGGGGCGCGACCCGTGTGTGCAGCGCGCGCTGCGGCACATGGAGGGGCACCTCGCCGACCGGGAATGTCTGGAGGGGGCCCGTCGTGCCGCCTGCTGTTCCCCGAACGCGCTGCTGTACAAGTTCCGAGCGGCGACCGGTCTAACTCCCGCCCGGTACCTCTGGCGACTGCGCACCGAGCGCGGTGCGGCGATGCTGACCGAGACGGGGCTGTCCGTGGCGGAGATTGCGGACCGGTGCGGTTTTGCGAATCCGTTTCATTTCTCCCGCTGCGTACGCCGGCTGTTTGCGATGTCACCGCGCCAGCTCCGGCGGCGGGCGTGGCGCTGA
- a CDS encoding methyltransferase: MTSRDRVRAALRHQAPDRVPVDLGSTAVTGIHVAALNRLRAAVLGPSSRLPRVHEPYQMLGEVDRELRDALGLDAVGVFPRQTMFGFERRDWKRIRLFDGTECEVPGGFVITETPEGDWLIHPQGDPDAPPSARMPAGGYFFDSIIRQPPIDEARLDPADNAEEFTDLTDEDLNWYRAEAERAAAEGRAVVLSMPGTAFGDIALVPAPWMKQPRGIRDVEEWYVSLAARPAYVRAVFDRQLEIALRNLERMIARLGELVDVVLLTGTDFGEQRGLFVSPEMYRELFKPYHIAVNRLVHARSQWATMIHSCGSVFDLIPDFIEAGFDVLTPVQCSAAKMDPRTLKRDFGRDLVFWGGGVNTQQTLPFGTPEQVYREVRERIEIFGEGGGFVFNTIHNIQANTPTENMLAMFRAIRDSAAS; encoded by the coding sequence ATGACCTCGCGTGATCGCGTCCGCGCCGCGCTGCGTCATCAGGCACCCGATCGCGTGCCGGTGGACCTTGGCTCGACCGCGGTCACCGGCATCCACGTCGCCGCGTTGAACCGGCTCCGCGCCGCGGTGCTGGGACCAAGCTCCCGGCTCCCCCGGGTGCACGAGCCCTACCAAATGCTCGGTGAGGTCGACCGCGAGCTGCGCGACGCGCTGGGCCTGGACGCGGTGGGCGTCTTCCCCCGCCAGACCATGTTCGGCTTCGAACGGCGCGACTGGAAACGCATCCGGCTCTTCGATGGCACCGAATGCGAAGTGCCGGGCGGATTCGTGATCACCGAGACACCCGAGGGCGACTGGCTGATCCATCCGCAGGGGGACCCCGACGCACCGCCCAGTGCCCGCATGCCGGCCGGCGGCTATTTCTTCGATTCGATCATTCGCCAACCGCCCATCGACGAGGCGCGATTGGACCCCGCGGACAACGCGGAGGAGTTCACAGACCTGACCGACGAGGACCTCAATTGGTACCGCGCGGAGGCGGAGCGCGCGGCAGCGGAGGGCCGCGCCGTAGTGCTTTCCATGCCGGGGACCGCGTTTGGGGACATTGCGCTGGTGCCGGCGCCCTGGATGAAGCAGCCGCGCGGCATTCGCGACGTGGAGGAGTGGTACGTCTCCCTGGCCGCGCGCCCCGCGTACGTGCGGGCAGTCTTCGATCGGCAGCTCGAGATCGCACTCCGCAACCTCGAGCGGATGATCGCGCGGCTCGGAGAGCTGGTGGACGTCGTGCTGCTCACCGGGACGGACTTCGGCGAACAGCGCGGTCTTTTCGTTTCGCCCGAGATGTACCGTGAGTTGTTCAAGCCCTACCACATCGCGGTGAACCGGCTGGTCCACGCGCGAAGCCAGTGGGCAACGATGATCCACTCGTGCGGCTCGGTGTTCGACCTGATTCCCGACTTCATCGAGGCCGGCTTCGACGTGCTGACGCCGGTGCAGTGCTCCGCGGCGAAAATGGACCCGCGCACGTTGAAACGCGACTTCGGGCGCGACCTCGTCTTCTGGGGCGGCGGCGTCAACACGCAACAGACGCTCCCGTTCGGCACCCCGGAACAAGTCTACCGCGAAGTGCGCGAGCGCATCGAGATTTTCGGGGAGGGCGGCGGTTTTGTGTTCAACACGATCCACAACATTCAGGCCAACACGCCAACGGAGAACATGCTCGCGATGTTCCGCGCAATTCGAGACAGCGCAGCGAGCTGA
- a CDS encoding class II aldolase/adducin family protein: protein MTAPTSPALLLDDLIRLSHEFGTIDFVRGGGGNTSVKTADTLWVKPSGTTLADLTAERLVPMDRARLADLYAMTPPADPDAREAMVRDVMAAALRPGASGRPSVEAPLHDTFSRRFVVHTHPPLVNGLTCAVHGEAAARELFPEAMWVPYVDPGYTLCMEIRRRLAAVRATPAEPNIVLLQNHGVFIAADTPDEIRTLYRHLMSTLAAAYEQRGVRPVWSPPPPVPELRAESLRAELRAALGPDAAAILLRGRFEVAEGPLSPDHIVYARSFPMTGPLTAETAAEYRQRHGFPPRVVVAPDAVAGVGERPRIAELAIDLAEDGAFVLRLTAAFGGPRYLDDAARRFIEHWEVEAYRQSVAAR from the coding sequence ATGACTGCGCCCACGTCACCCGCACTGCTGCTCGACGACCTCATCCGGCTCTCCCACGAGTTCGGCACCATCGACTTCGTCCGTGGCGGCGGAGGCAACACCTCCGTCAAAACTGCGGATACCCTCTGGGTGAAACCCTCCGGCACCACACTCGCCGATCTCACCGCCGAACGGCTCGTGCCGATGGACCGCGCGCGGCTCGCAGACCTCTATGCGATGACCCCGCCCGCCGACCCAGACGCCCGCGAGGCGATGGTCCGCGACGTGATGGCCGCCGCCCTGCGGCCCGGCGCCAGCGGCCGCCCCTCCGTCGAGGCACCCCTGCACGACACCTTCAGCCGACGTTTCGTCGTGCACACCCATCCCCCCCTCGTGAACGGGCTCACCTGCGCGGTCCACGGAGAGGCGGCCGCACGCGAGCTCTTTCCGGAAGCCATGTGGGTGCCGTACGTGGATCCCGGCTACACGCTGTGCATGGAAATCCGCCGCCGGCTCGCCGCCGTTCGCGCGACCCCCGCGGAACCGAACATCGTGCTGCTGCAAAACCATGGCGTCTTCATCGCCGCGGACACGCCGGACGAAATCCGCACGCTCTACCGCCATCTGATGTCCACGCTCGCGGCCGCCTACGAGCAGCGGGGCGTCCGCCCCGTCTGGTCGCCCCCGCCGCCGGTACCGGAGCTGCGCGCCGAGTCGCTACGCGCGGAACTGCGCGCCGCGCTCGGACCGGACGCCGCCGCGATTCTGCTGCGCGGCCGCTTCGAAGTCGCCGAAGGCCCGCTCTCCCCCGACCACATCGTCTACGCACGGTCGTTTCCGATGACCGGCCCCCTCACCGCGGAAACCGCCGCGGAGTACCGCCAACGCCATGGCTTCCCGCCGCGCGTGGTCGTCGCGCCCGACGCAGTCGCGGGCGTCGGCGAGCGCCCCCGGATCGCCGAACTCGCAATCGATCTGGCCGAGGATGGCGCCTTCGTGCTGCGGCTCACCGCCGCCTTCGGCGGCCCCCGCTACCTCGACGACGCCGCCCGGCGGTTCATCGAGCACTGGGAAGTGGAGGCCTACCGTCAGAGCGTCGCCGCGCGCTGA
- a CDS encoding aminotransferase class IV: MSELPLLPVGQPPPIPPRPWHERYYAMYSSEWDAITTDARWMMVPVDDHVVHRGDGVFETMKCIAGGIYALREHVARLLHSARCVGLQPPWSNEEILCRILATVRAGRRPDCLIRVLLTRGPGGFGVAPTECPRPGLYIIAYRWTPSFMVSHPEGARATIVDVPLKPGWLATVKTCNYLPNVLMKMAASAAGADFPIALDETGCVAEGATENIGVVIRGELVLPPPGRILDGITMQRVLALAANAPCGSGLAGVRRAAIPKDELLAADEVLVFGTTPDVTSIVSIDGRPVGDGRPGPVRAALQQLLEHDQLSNPRMRTLVGLVGTEPASDAVP; encoded by the coding sequence GTGAGTGAGCTGCCGCTCCTGCCCGTCGGTCAGCCGCCGCCGATTCCGCCTCGGCCGTGGCACGAGCGCTACTACGCGATGTACTCCAGCGAGTGGGATGCGATCACCACCGATGCGCGCTGGATGATGGTGCCCGTCGACGACCACGTTGTGCATCGCGGGGACGGCGTATTCGAGACGATGAAGTGCATCGCTGGCGGAATCTATGCGCTGCGCGAGCACGTCGCCCGCCTCCTCCATTCTGCCCGCTGCGTCGGACTCCAGCCGCCGTGGAGCAACGAGGAGATCCTCTGCCGAATCCTGGCCACAGTTCGCGCGGGCCGCCGGCCGGACTGTCTGATTCGCGTATTGCTCACACGCGGACCGGGCGGATTCGGCGTCGCACCCACCGAGTGCCCGCGACCGGGCCTCTACATTATCGCCTATCGCTGGACGCCGAGCTTCATGGTCAGTCATCCCGAAGGGGCGCGCGCGACCATCGTGGATGTGCCGTTGAAACCTGGCTGGTTGGCAACAGTTAAAACCTGCAATTACTTGCCAAATGTGCTGATGAAAATGGCCGCCAGTGCGGCGGGGGCGGATTTTCCGATCGCGCTCGACGAAACGGGCTGCGTTGCGGAGGGTGCCACCGAGAACATCGGCGTGGTGATCCGCGGGGAACTCGTGCTTCCACCGCCCGGCCGCATCCTTGACGGAATCACCATGCAACGGGTGCTCGCACTGGCCGCGAATGCTCCCTGCGGCAGCGGGCTCGCCGGAGTCCGGCGCGCCGCGATACCGAAAGATGAGCTCCTGGCCGCCGATGAAGTGCTGGTCTTTGGCACGACTCCAGACGTGACCTCGATCGTGTCGATCGACGGCCGCCCCGTGGGGGACGGACGGCCGGGGCCGGTACGCGCCGCACTGCAACAACTGCTTGAACACGATCAGCTGAGCAACCCCCGGATGCGGACCCTCGTCGGTCTGGTCGGGACTGAGCCGGCCAGCGACGCTGTTCCGTAA